GATCCTGATCGTCGCCATCGGCGCACCCGTCGCCTGGGGTGCACGCTGGTACTTTAAGGCGTATCTTTAGCGGTATGGAAGGGTATACCGCAGACAAGGTGTTTGATCAGGTGGACTTCGGACAAACAAACCTGGAGACCGGGCATTTTGAGCAATGCCGGTTTGACCGCTGTGTGTTCCCGGACCTGTCCAGCCGGAAGTTTTCGGAGTGCGTCTTCGACGGCTGCAACCTTAGCCTGGCCGTGCTGACCAACACGGCGTTCCGGGATGTGGCGTTTAAACGGTGCCGGATGTGGGGACTTTTGTTCCATCACTGTGTCAAGTTCGGTACCTCCTTCAGCTTTGAGGATTGCAGCCTCAACCATTCGTCTTTTTTTGGCACCAAACTAAAGGGCACGCTTTTCAAAGACACGCAGCTCCACGAAGTGGACTTCTCGGAAGCAGACCTGACGGAGGCTGTTTTTGACAACTGTACGTTGACAAAGGCTAATTTTCACGACACCCTTCTCACGAAGGCCGACCTGCGGTACGCCTTTGATTTTGTCATCGACCCGGAGTACAACAAGGTGGCAAAAGCCCGTTTTTCGGCAAAGGGGCTGGCAGGACTTTTGCAGCGGTATGGGATCGTCGTGGATTCCTAAAATTGTCTAAATTAGCGCCGGAGGCACCCCTGGTGGTTCCTACACCTAATCGAGCGCTTGTGAAAATATGTAGGCCCATATTATTGATTGTCCTATGTTTATCTTATCCAGTACTAGACGCCTGCGCACAAGGTCTGCAATTTGCTTCCGAGGACAGCCTGCTCACCCAAAGGACATCCCTGCACGTTTTTGGCCCCGAGCCTCCCCTCTTCAGGGACCATCTTTTGATCGATTTTGATCTTTCCCTTTGGGACAACTCGCACCTGGGGTATATTTTCAACCTTTCGGACAACGACAATTCGTACAGCCTGAGCTACCTGTATATGAACGGCAAGGGTACGCTGAACTTTAACATCGACCGGAAATGCAATAAGATCGTGATCCCGCTGTCGGGTGCCCAGCTCAAAAAAAAACACTGGCTGACCTGCAGGATCGACCTGGACCTCACCGGGGACCGGGTGACCATCCGCCTGGACAGCACCGTGTACCGGGCGGATAAGCTGGGTTTTAAAGGAGAAATGACGGCCAACCTTGTTTTTGGCAAGAATCAATACTATACGGAGGTCCCCAATATGGCCATCCGGAACCTGGAGGTCGCCGATGACCGTCGCCGGTATTTTTTTCCCCTGGATGAGTGGAG
This region of Dinghuibacter silviterrae genomic DNA includes:
- a CDS encoding pentapeptide repeat-containing protein, with product MEGYTADKVFDQVDFGQTNLETGHFEQCRFDRCVFPDLSSRKFSECVFDGCNLSLAVLTNTAFRDVAFKRCRMWGLLFHHCVKFGTSFSFEDCSLNHSSFFGTKLKGTLFKDTQLHEVDFSEADLTEAVFDNCTLTKANFHDTLLTKADLRYAFDFVIDPEYNKVAKARFSAKGLAGLLQRYGIVVDS